From Fibrobacter sp. UWB4, the proteins below share one genomic window:
- a CDS encoding NADP-dependent malic enzyme, giving the protein MGKDLKEMALQYHSMGKPGKIEIVPTKPHSTQTDLGLAYTPGVASPCLEIEKDQNLAYEYTGKGNLVAVISNGTAVLGLGDIGALAGKPVMEGKALLFKIYAGIDVFDIEINEKDPKKFIEIVKGIAPTFGGINLEDIKAPECFEIEDTLKAELDIPVMHDDQHGTAIISSAGLLNAIEVAGKSIRNVKMVVNGAGAAACACTRLYLSLGLKKENLVMCDSKGVIRKDRKGLTEAKAFFATERTDIETLEDAMKGADVFVGLSKGNILTREMVRSMADQPIVFALANPTPEISYEEAMASRGDLIFATGRSDYPNQVNNVIGFPYIFRGALDVRATTINEHMKHAAVRAIAALAHKPVPDVVNIAYNAQRFTFGKEYLIPKPLDPRLLTEVSIAVAKAAIESGVARKPITDWDAYYDRLRDMMGYDNKLIRQFSDTARSNPKRVVFAESNLNMLKAAVQAQAEGIAHPIMLGNPERIQMIAQREQLDLTGIKIVNPRSPEEFERRRNYAAIYAEENGRNGVTFEEARDDMFEPNHFGMMMVKVGDADALISGGYSKYSETIELAKEIIGIRPEYKHFGAMHILSTKKGTFFLADTLVNRDPDAETLVDIVKLTHDAVRFFAHEPVMAMLSYANFGSDKEAARGTVNKVREAVKTIHEQYPDYVLDGEMQVNVALDKDLRDTKYPFNKIKGQTVNTLIFPCLSSANTTCKMLLEMGVGESIGPVQMGLNKPVHFTDSDASVHDIFNLTVAAVIDAIVQEKKDEEKNKKKFDKIW; this is encoded by the coding sequence ATGGGAAAAGACTTAAAGGAAATGGCTCTTCAATACCATTCCATGGGCAAGCCGGGCAAGATCGAAATCGTGCCCACCAAGCCGCACAGCACACAGACGGACTTGGGCCTTGCATACACGCCGGGTGTGGCTTCACCGTGTCTTGAAATTGAAAAAGACCAGAACCTCGCTTACGAATACACGGGCAAGGGCAACCTCGTCGCTGTGATCAGTAACGGTACGGCTGTGCTTGGTCTCGGCGATATTGGCGCACTCGCTGGTAAGCCGGTGATGGAAGGCAAGGCCTTGCTTTTCAAGATTTATGCGGGCATTGACGTGTTCGACATCGAAATCAACGAAAAGGATCCGAAGAAGTTTATCGAAATTGTGAAGGGCATTGCCCCGACGTTCGGCGGCATCAACCTCGAAGATATCAAGGCTCCGGAATGCTTCGAAATCGAAGACACGCTCAAGGCTGAACTTGATATTCCGGTGATGCACGATGACCAGCACGGTACGGCTATCATTTCTTCCGCTGGTCTCTTGAATGCTATCGAAGTTGCAGGCAAGAGCATTCGCAACGTGAAGATGGTTGTGAACGGCGCTGGCGCTGCCGCTTGCGCTTGCACGAGACTTTATCTGTCTCTCGGTCTCAAGAAAGAAAATCTTGTGATGTGCGATAGCAAGGGCGTTATCCGCAAGGACCGCAAGGGTCTCACCGAAGCAAAGGCTTTCTTTGCAACGGAACGCACCGACATCGAAACGCTCGAAGACGCCATGAAGGGCGCAGACGTGTTCGTCGGCCTCTCCAAGGGTAACATCCTCACTCGCGAAATGGTCCGCAGCATGGCCGACCAGCCGATTGTCTTTGCTCTTGCAAACCCGACTCCGGAAATCAGCTACGAAGAAGCTATGGCAAGCCGTGGCGACCTCATCTTTGCAACGGGCCGTAGCGACTATCCGAACCAGGTGAACAACGTTATCGGTTTCCCGTACATCTTCCGTGGTGCTCTCGACGTTCGTGCAACGACGATCAACGAACATATGAAGCACGCCGCTGTCCGCGCGATTGCCGCTCTCGCTCACAAGCCGGTTCCGGATGTGGTGAACATTGCATACAACGCACAGCGTTTCACGTTCGGCAAGGAATACTTGATTCCGAAGCCCTTGGATCCGCGCCTCCTTACGGAAGTTTCTATCGCTGTTGCCAAGGCTGCTATTGAAAGTGGCGTGGCCCGCAAGCCGATTACCGATTGGGACGCTTACTACGATCGCCTCCGCGACATGATGGGTTATGACAACAAGCTCATCCGTCAGTTCAGCGATACCGCCCGCAGCAACCCGAAGCGCGTCGTGTTTGCCGAAAGCAACCTCAACATGCTCAAGGCTGCTGTCCAGGCTCAGGCCGAAGGCATTGCACACCCGATTATGCTTGGCAACCCGGAACGCATCCAGATGATTGCCCAGCGCGAACAGCTCGATCTCACGGGCATCAAGATTGTGAACCCGCGTTCTCCGGAAGAATTCGAACGCCGCCGCAACTACGCTGCAATTTACGCTGAAGAAAACGGCCGCAATGGCGTGACCTTCGAAGAAGCACGTGACGACATGTTTGAACCGAACCACTTCGGTATGATGATGGTGAAGGTCGGCGATGCCGATGCGCTTATTTCCGGTGGCTATTCCAAGTACTCCGAAACGATTGAACTTGCTAAGGAAATTATCGGTATCCGTCCGGAATACAAGCACTTCGGTGCTATGCATATCCTCAGCACTAAGAAGGGTACGTTCTTCCTCGCCGATACGCTCGTGAACCGCGATCCTGATGCCGAAACGCTCGTGGATATCGTAAAGCTCACGCACGACGCTGTCCGCTTCTTCGCTCACGAACCGGTGATGGCTATGCTCAGCTACGCAAACTTCGGTTCTGATAAGGAAGCTGCTCGCGGCACTGTGAACAAGGTCCGCGAAGCCGTGAAGACGATTCACGAACAGTATCCGGACTACGTTCTCGATGGCGAAATGCAGGTGAATGTGGCTCTCGACAAGGATCTTCGCGATACGAAGTATCCGTTCAACAAGATCAAGGGCCAGACTGTGAACACGCTCATCTTCCCGTGCCTCTCTTCTGCAAATACCACTTGCAAGATGCTCCTCGAAATGGGCGTTGGCGAATCTATCGGTCCTGTGCAGATGGGCCTTAACAAGCCGGTGCACTTCACCGACTCCGACGCTTCTGTTCACGATATCTTCAACTTGACCGTTGCCGCCGTCATCGACGCCATCGTTCAGGAAAAGAAGGACGAAGAAAAGAACAAGAAGAAGTTCGACAAGATCTGGTAA